The window TGAGGATCGCGAGGCCGAGCGCGAGCATCGTCGGCCACACGGCCCAGCGGCCCACCATGTTCACCTTCAGGTCCATGCCGCGCCGCATTCCGATCCGCGTGAGGATCAGCATGAGCAGCTCGCGGGCCGCCAGAACGATCAGCGCCCAGCGCGGCAGCAGGTCGAACCGGAAGGCCACCACCACCGCGGAGATCACGAGCAGCCGGTCCACCAGCGGGTCGAGCAACGCGCCGAGCCGGCTGTACTGGCCGGTGATGCGCGCGGTGATCCCGTCGAGGTAATCCGTGGCCGCAATCGCCGCGAAGATCACCGCGGCGGTGGTGTCGTGCCCGTCATCTGAGCTGAGC is drawn from Thermoleophilaceae bacterium and contains these coding sequences:
- a CDS encoding CDP-alcohol phosphatidyltransferase family protein gives rise to the protein MARARLTRRRLVGLDRSGPLPPETVAGAPLNPWTIPNAIGFVRLALIPVFLVLALSSDDGHDTTAAVIFAAIAATDYLDGITARITGQYSRLGALLDPLVDRLLVISAVVVAFRFDLLPRWALIVLAARELLMLILTRIGMRRGMDLKVNMVGRWAVWPTMLALGLAILTDTWVATALLYLGLAMTLWATALYFRDGWHAMHQNTQARL